A stretch of Lysobacter sp. K5869 DNA encodes these proteins:
- a CDS encoding GNAT family N-acetyltransferase, translating to MSASARLEAEFARRVEAFARIHGGADSREWVANLKTRAETIDSGERRYPVSVDDGDIDGNAWVCSPRTTYGDYATEEAVRYAPAAAAPLLRVAGRGLDGWLRRAGIDRAVAINNWWLSTNLYPDWREGEAARLLRGALQRWPAHAVWLRSLNRDQHADWLAECEALGFALIPSRQVYLFRDVAESARRRHNLRMDLKLAAKQPGRARDSDIGEDDYARIAWLYQRLYMDKYSSFNPRYSERFLREWHRAGLLRFDGFRDEAGQLMCIAGVFGFGATLTTPIVGYDTDLPQRLGLYRLLTATTFEHAVAGGETINFSAGAAGFKRLRGGEASIEYSAVYARHLPAKARRAVAALSALTRRVGVPIMRRFEL from the coding sequence GTGAGCGCGTCGGCGCGCCTGGAAGCGGAGTTCGCGCGGCGCGTGGAGGCGTTCGCGCGGATCCACGGCGGCGCGGATTCGCGCGAATGGGTCGCCAATCTGAAGACGCGCGCGGAAACGATCGACAGCGGCGAGCGCCGCTATCCGGTCAGCGTCGACGACGGTGATATCGACGGCAACGCTTGGGTCTGCTCGCCGCGCACCACCTACGGCGATTACGCCACCGAGGAAGCCGTGCGTTACGCGCCGGCCGCGGCCGCGCCGCTGTTGCGCGTGGCCGGGCGCGGGCTCGACGGCTGGCTGCGCCGCGCCGGCATCGACCGCGCGGTGGCGATCAACAACTGGTGGTTGTCGACCAACCTCTATCCCGACTGGCGCGAGGGCGAGGCGGCGCGGTTGTTGCGCGGCGCGTTGCAGCGCTGGCCTGCGCATGCGGTCTGGCTGCGCTCGCTCAACCGCGATCAGCACGCCGATTGGCTGGCCGAATGCGAAGCGCTCGGGTTCGCGCTGATTCCAAGCCGGCAGGTGTATCTGTTTCGCGATGTGGCCGAGTCGGCGCGCCGCCGCCACAACTTGCGCATGGATCTGAAATTGGCGGCGAAACAGCCGGGCCGCGCGCGCGACAGCGACATCGGCGAGGACGATTACGCCCGCATCGCCTGGCTCTACCAGCGCCTGTACATGGACAAGTATTCGAGCTTCAACCCGCGCTACAGCGAGCGCTTCCTGCGCGAATGGCATCGCGCCGGGCTGCTGCGTTTCGACGGATTTCGCGACGAAGCCGGGCAGTTGATGTGCATCGCCGGCGTTTTCGGTTTCGGCGCGACCTTGACCACGCCCATCGTCGGCTACGACACCGATCTGCCGCAGCGCCTCGGGCTCTACCGGCTGCTGACCGCGACCACGTTCGAGCACGCCGTCGCCGGCGGCGAGACGATCAACTTCAGCGCCGGCGCGGCCGGGTTCAAGCGCTTGCGCGGCGGCGAGGCGAGCATCGAGTACAGCGCGGTGTATGCGCGCCACCTGCCGGCCAAGGCGCGCCGCGCCGTGGCGGCGCTGTCGGCGCTGACCCGGCGGGTCGGGGTGCCGATCATGCGAAGATTCGAGCTATGA
- a CDS encoding Rieske 2Fe-2S domain-containing protein, protein MSVWHPSHAARWFPALCSGRLRGAPVAVSLLDRPYALARDGAGRAFALEDRCPHRHAPLSRGVCSEGGLACPYHGWRFDAEGRLCGIPGMPADGALPQVRVRSAAVREHDGLIWLRPDGRDEGELPAMVRRNPPGSRRFLWQTQWRANVIDAIENFLDPLHTHWIHPGLVRRGGARQPATARFVPSDEGFVVDYLGQAQQSGLLYRLFESPRESERALFDAPGSAQIEYRYANGGAVRISLHFAPHDVATTSVFATLHVEKRRAPAWLVRALVWPFLKRVNDQDARMLALQSDNLRRFGAVRGASTQLDLVRPWVEAFWTHGAPPADARAKDVALML, encoded by the coding sequence ATGAGCGTTTGGCATCCCTCGCACGCCGCGCGTTGGTTCCCCGCGCTGTGCAGCGGCCGGCTGCGCGGCGCGCCGGTCGCGGTGAGCTTGCTGGACCGGCCGTATGCGCTGGCGCGCGACGGCGCCGGCCGCGCGTTCGCGCTCGAAGACCGTTGCCCGCACCGGCATGCGCCGCTGTCGCGCGGCGTGTGCAGCGAGGGCGGTTTGGCTTGCCCGTACCACGGTTGGCGCTTCGATGCCGAAGGCCGCTTGTGCGGGATTCCGGGCATGCCGGCCGACGGCGCGCTCCCGCAGGTGCGGGTGCGCAGCGCGGCGGTGCGCGAGCACGACGGCTTGATCTGGCTGCGGCCCGATGGCCGCGACGAAGGCGAACTGCCGGCGATGGTGCGGCGCAACCCGCCCGGTTCGCGCCGCTTCCTGTGGCAGACGCAATGGCGCGCGAACGTGATCGACGCGATCGAGAACTTCCTCGATCCCTTGCATACCCACTGGATCCATCCCGGCCTGGTGCGCCGCGGCGGCGCGCGGCAGCCGGCGACGGCGCGGTTCGTGCCGTCCGACGAGGGCTTCGTCGTCGATTACCTCGGCCAAGCCCAGCAATCGGGTTTGCTGTATCGCCTGTTCGAGTCGCCGCGCGAAAGCGAGCGCGCGCTGTTCGACGCGCCGGGCAGCGCGCAGATCGAGTATCGCTACGCCAACGGCGGCGCGGTCCGGATCAGCCTGCATTTCGCGCCGCACGATGTCGCCACCACTTCGGTGTTCGCGACCCTGCACGTGGAGAAGCGCCGGGCGCCGGCATGGCTGGTGCGCGCGCTGGTGTGGCCCTTCCTCAAACGGGTCAACGATCAGGACGCGCGCATGCTGGCGCTGCAATCCGACAATCTGCGCCGTTTCGGCGCGGTGCGCGGCGCTTCGACCCAACTGGACCTGGTGCGGCCGTGGGTCGAAGCGTTCTGGACCCACGGCGCGCCGCCGGCGGACGCGCGGGCCAAGGATGTGGCGCTGATGCTTTAG
- a CDS encoding ATP-grasp domain-containing protein — MPNVLVLGARAPAALEIARRFHASGRGVAMAADSVSCRLSGWSNAVAASLPIAGPRFDAARFAADLARVVAQRRIDLVVPTCEEAFWLSRYRGALPDSVRVLVDEFDKLRELHSKLRFLELARDCGAGVPESAAVRSVEEARAWAAGRPLVLKPEYSRFGVHVRLYPQGMLADAPPLPLAQTWVAQRFHAGTELCSYSVADRGRLLAHSVYRPAYRLSRSSSFYFEPAPNAAIRSFVERFVRKIAYTGQISFDWIVGDDGVATVLECNPRATSGVHLFGRDDALPEALLGENIACVEARPERPRMLAPVMLGAGFAQALARGRAREWLRDWRRADDVLSVPGDRAPPLGGLVDLGAYALSALRRGGSLREAATRDIEWDGEELPDL, encoded by the coding sequence ATGCCCAACGTCCTCGTCCTCGGCGCCCGCGCGCCGGCCGCGCTCGAAATCGCCCGCCGCTTCCATGCGAGCGGCCGCGGCGTTGCGATGGCGGCCGACAGCGTGTCGTGCCGGCTGTCGGGCTGGTCGAACGCGGTCGCCGCGAGCTTGCCCATCGCCGGGCCGCGCTTCGACGCGGCGCGGTTCGCGGCGGATTTGGCGCGCGTCGTCGCGCAGCGCCGCATCGACCTGGTCGTGCCGACTTGCGAGGAGGCGTTCTGGCTCTCGCGTTATCGCGGTGCGTTGCCGGACAGCGTGCGCGTCTTGGTCGACGAGTTCGACAAGCTGCGCGAACTACACAGCAAGCTGCGCTTCCTCGAGTTGGCGCGCGATTGCGGCGCCGGCGTGCCCGAGAGCGCGGCGGTGCGCAGCGTGGAGGAAGCCCGCGCCTGGGCCGCGGGAAGGCCGCTGGTGCTGAAGCCCGAATACTCGCGTTTCGGCGTGCATGTGCGTCTGTATCCGCAAGGGATGCTCGCCGATGCGCCGCCGCTGCCGTTGGCGCAGACCTGGGTCGCGCAGCGCTTCCACGCCGGCACCGAGCTGTGTTCCTACAGCGTCGCCGATCGCGGCCGTTTGCTCGCGCATTCGGTGTATCGGCCCGCCTATCGGCTCAGCCGCAGTTCCAGCTTCTATTTCGAGCCGGCGCCGAACGCGGCGATCCGGAGCTTCGTCGAGCGCTTCGTGCGCAAAATCGCTTACACCGGGCAGATTTCCTTCGATTGGATCGTCGGCGACGACGGCGTCGCGACGGTGCTGGAATGCAATCCGCGCGCGACCAGCGGCGTGCATCTGTTCGGCCGCGACGACGCGTTGCCTGAGGCGCTGTTGGGCGAGAACATCGCTTGCGTCGAAGCGCGGCCCGAGCGGCCGCGCATGCTCGCGCCGGTGATGCTCGGCGCCGGGTTCGCGCAGGCGCTGGCGCGCGGCCGCGCGCGCGAGTGGCTGCGCGACTGGCGCCGCGCCGACGATGTGCTGTCGGTGCCCGGAGACCGCGCGCCGCCGCTCGGCGGTTTGGTCGATCTCGGTGCGTACGCGCTGTCCGCGCTGCGTCGCGGCGGCAGCCTGCGCGAGGCGGCGACGCGCGATATCGAATGGGACGGTGAAGAGTTGCCGGACCTGTGA
- a CDS encoding ankyrin repeat domain-containing protein, with amino-acid sequence MDSALKEILDRVALTAAWLGIEPKRLSDRNSMGDTPLHTVCTWGDARAVKVLLREGADVNASGEFGSPPLINAIAGGSYEVVEVLVKHGADLGVINQIGYTPLRYAMAVNADGRIKSILSKK; translated from the coding sequence ATGGATTCCGCGCTAAAAGAGATTCTCGATCGTGTCGCCCTAACGGCTGCGTGGTTGGGTATTGAGCCCAAAAGGTTGAGTGATAGGAATTCTATGGGAGATACCCCTCTCCATACAGTTTGTACTTGGGGTGATGCAAGGGCTGTCAAGGTGCTATTGAGAGAGGGGGCAGACGTCAATGCGTCTGGTGAGTTCGGTTCTCCGCCGTTGATTAATGCAATCGCCGGGGGGAGTTATGAGGTGGTGGAGGTGCTCGTCAAGCATGGTGCGGATCTAGGAGTTATCAACCAGATCGGCTATACCCCTCTTCGATATGCTATGGCGGTCAATGCGGATGGGCGAATCAAGTCGATTCTCAGTAAGAAGTAA
- a CDS encoding DUF4153 domain-containing protein — protein sequence MTSHTAPAPAELSGKTRAFIVLIALLQGLLLYLARIDSRFGFELEIAWYALTLSVPTAMLLTVQRLDDARYWTNIALVAAVCLPLSIWAGWSAAGAPDLDEASVLAPFAASLAIGLFVALPYLQCRLHHGRWCAPYRELFEHGWQNALTLILTAAFVGICWAVLGLCAVLFKLIGIEFFADVFSTRSFVHLASGVMIGLGVLVGRTQQRPVQIARQILFAIFKGLLPLVALIALLFVASLPFTGLDALWSTRSATQILTCLIATVVLFVNAVYQDGEAAPPYPRWLRWVVNAALLTLPVYAALSLYALSLRIGQYGWTGERFWAALAATTMGLYALGYAIAALRRGDGWLGGLRRVNVAVSLVLLALVVAANSWLLDPHRLGAGSQLAQLRSGKTEADKFDLAYLRFDAGRRGYQALQSLKADPRFAASAPKARANLERALAATRSWEYRSELSEPPQSKTRGQTLRKLQRADGLAAIDPAWIEAALADRLRLPNCQDENANCVLASPDLDNDGHAEYLLCRIDEWGVNCNAYALLPRGWRDIGQSYLSQRGSEAEAVLRANKVEVVPRRWGDIRVGAGNDAVRLERPARRYCKEGEQGEDCEPRVAKSAQR from the coding sequence ATGACGTCCCACACCGCTCCCGCCCCCGCCGAACTGTCGGGCAAGACCCGCGCCTTCATCGTCCTGATCGCGCTGCTGCAAGGCCTGCTGCTCTACCTCGCGCGGATCGACAGCCGCTTCGGTTTCGAGCTGGAAATCGCCTGGTACGCGCTGACCCTGTCGGTGCCCACGGCGATGCTGCTGACCGTGCAGCGCCTCGACGACGCGCGCTACTGGACTAACATCGCGCTCGTCGCCGCGGTCTGCCTGCCGCTGTCGATCTGGGCCGGCTGGAGCGCCGCCGGCGCGCCGGACCTGGACGAAGCCTCGGTGCTGGCGCCGTTCGCCGCCAGCCTCGCCATCGGCTTGTTCGTCGCCCTGCCCTATCTGCAATGCCGCCTCCATCACGGCCGTTGGTGCGCGCCGTATCGCGAACTGTTCGAGCACGGCTGGCAGAACGCGCTGACCCTGATCCTCACCGCCGCTTTCGTTGGCATCTGCTGGGCGGTGCTGGGGCTGTGCGCGGTGCTGTTCAAGCTGATCGGCATCGAGTTCTTCGCCGACGTGTTCAGCACGCGCAGCTTCGTCCACCTCGCCAGCGGCGTCATGATCGGCCTGGGCGTGTTGGTCGGCCGCACCCAGCAGCGACCGGTGCAGATCGCGCGGCAGATCCTGTTCGCGATCTTCAAGGGCCTGCTGCCGCTGGTGGCGCTGATCGCGCTGCTGTTCGTCGCCAGCCTGCCGTTCACCGGCCTGGACGCGCTGTGGAGCACGCGCTCGGCGACGCAGATCCTCACCTGCCTGATCGCGACCGTGGTGCTGTTCGTCAACGCGGTCTATCAAGACGGCGAAGCCGCGCCGCCGTACCCGCGCTGGCTGCGCTGGGTGGTCAACGCCGCGCTGCTGACCTTGCCGGTGTACGCCGCGCTGAGCCTGTACGCGCTGAGCTTGCGCATCGGCCAATACGGCTGGACCGGCGAACGTTTCTGGGCCGCCTTGGCCGCGACGACGATGGGCTTGTACGCGCTGGGCTACGCGATCGCCGCGCTGCGCCGCGGCGACGGCTGGCTCGGCGGGCTGCGCCGGGTCAACGTCGCGGTGTCGCTGGTGTTGCTGGCGCTGGTGGTCGCGGCGAACTCGTGGCTGCTCGACCCGCACCGCCTCGGCGCCGGTTCGCAATTGGCGCAACTGCGCAGCGGCAAGACCGAGGCGGATAAATTCGACCTCGCCTATCTGCGCTTCGACGCCGGCCGCCGCGGCTATCAGGCGCTGCAAAGCTTGAAGGCCGATCCGCGCTTCGCCGCATCGGCGCCGAAAGCGCGCGCCAATCTCGAACGCGCGCTGGCGGCGACTCGTTCCTGGGAGTATCGCTCGGAGCTGTCCGAACCGCCGCAGAGCAAGACGCGCGGGCAGACGCTGCGCAAGCTGCAACGCGCCGACGGCCTCGCCGCGATCGACCCGGCCTGGATCGAAGCCGCGCTGGCCGATCGCCTGCGTCTGCCCAATTGCCAGGACGAAAACGCCAACTGCGTGCTGGCCAGCCCCGACCTCGACAACGACGGCCATGCCGAGTACTTGCTGTGCCGGATCGACGAGTGGGGCGTGAACTGCAACGCCTACGCGCTGCTGCCGCGCGGTTGGCGCGACATCGGCCAGAGCTATCTGTCGCAACGCGGCAGCGAAGCCGAAGCGGTGCTGCGCGCGAACAAGGTCGAAGTGGTGCCGCGGCGCTGGGGCGACATCCGCGTCGGAGCCGGCAACGACGCCGTGCGTTTGGAGCGTCCCGCGCGGCGCTACTGCAAGGAGGGCGAACAGGGCGAAGATTGCGAGCCCCGGGTCGCGAAATCGGCGCAGCGATGA